From one Variovorax sp. PBL-H6 genomic stretch:
- a CDS encoding alpha/beta fold hydrolase, which produces MSHEIDGLAEGFIDVDGVRLHYVRCGQGTPLVLIHGWPEFWRTWRKIIPLLARNHDVIAYDLRGFGESDKPAGEASESYSLDLHIADLAGLIDGLELEGVGLVSHDSGANIAQGYARREPARLSGLFFFDCPYPGIGERWADPRVIRESWYQYFNQLPWVAEWLSADRAACRRYLKHCFDHWSHAPGAFDEDLEAWVDTYLRPGNLQGSFNWYKAMQPYRERLMREGPPSLSRIETPTCVRWGASDPVLLPEFVDRLGDYFSDVDVAIVENAGHFVAFERPDHAAAEILHFFDKRKQAAPPHRFEDLP; this is translated from the coding sequence ATGAGTCACGAGATCGACGGCCTCGCCGAAGGCTTCATCGATGTCGATGGCGTGCGATTGCACTACGTACGCTGCGGGCAAGGCACACCACTCGTGCTGATTCACGGCTGGCCGGAGTTCTGGCGGACCTGGCGCAAGATCATCCCGCTGCTGGCACGGAACCACGACGTCATTGCCTACGACCTCCGAGGTTTCGGCGAGTCCGACAAGCCGGCAGGCGAAGCATCCGAAAGCTATTCGCTCGATCTGCACATTGCCGATCTGGCAGGCTTGATCGACGGCCTCGAACTCGAAGGCGTCGGCCTGGTGAGCCACGACTCGGGCGCGAACATCGCCCAGGGCTACGCACGCAGGGAGCCCGCCCGCTTGTCCGGCCTGTTCTTCTTCGACTGCCCCTATCCCGGGATCGGGGAAAGATGGGCAGACCCTCGCGTCATCCGGGAGTCCTGGTACCAGTATTTCAATCAGCTGCCCTGGGTCGCAGAGTGGCTGTCGGCCGACCGTGCCGCCTGCAGGCGCTATCTCAAGCATTGCTTCGATCATTGGTCGCATGCGCCCGGGGCCTTCGACGAGGACCTCGAAGCGTGGGTCGACACCTACCTGCGCCCGGGCAATCTCCAGGGCAGCTTCAACTGGTACAAGGCCATGCAGCCCTACCGCGAGCGCCTGATGCGCGAAGGCCCGCCTTCCCTGTCCCGCATTGAAACCCCGACCTGTGTGCGCTGGGGTGCCAGCGACCCTGTGCTGTTGCCCGAGTTCGTCGACAGGCTGGGCGACTATTTTTCCGACGTGGATGTCGCCATCGTCGAGAACGCGGGCCACTTCGTGGCTTTCGAGCGTCCCGACCATGCCGCTGCCGAGATCCTTCACTTCTTCGACAAGCGCAAGCAAGCCGCACCACCCCATCGATTTGAGGACCTGCCTTGA
- a CDS encoding SDR family NAD(P)-dependent oxidoreductase, translated as MNGRLEGRRVLVTQADECCGEGIVEVFREAGAHVIADTRDLSPPLAADALVREAGHVDVLIANLAVPFKAGPAVDGSDDEMQRMMAALYYPLHRLVRAVLPQMIERRSGKIVVAGSANALRGRPGGVAMYAAARGAQLAYMRNVALEVAPDVHVNATAQTFIDNPTYFSAQYQQTEEFRERLAECPAGRLGTQRDCGQAMLFLAGRESDFMYGQTLPVAGGWVA; from the coding sequence ATGAACGGACGCCTGGAGGGTCGACGGGTCCTGGTCACCCAGGCCGACGAATGCTGCGGCGAAGGGATCGTCGAGGTCTTCCGGGAAGCGGGAGCGCATGTCATCGCCGACACGCGCGACCTGTCGCCACCGCTCGCTGCCGATGCCCTGGTGCGCGAAGCCGGGCACGTCGACGTGCTGATCGCGAACCTTGCAGTTCCCTTCAAGGCAGGGCCAGCCGTCGACGGCAGCGACGATGAGATGCAGCGGATGATGGCGGCGCTGTACTACCCATTGCACCGCCTCGTGCGCGCGGTGTTGCCCCAGATGATCGAAAGACGCAGCGGCAAGATCGTGGTGGCCGGCAGTGCCAATGCCCTGCGCGGCCGTCCCGGCGGCGTCGCCATGTACGCCGCCGCCCGAGGCGCGCAGCTGGCATACATGCGCAACGTGGCCTTGGAGGTCGCGCCGGATGTTCATGTCAACGCCACCGCGCAGACCTTCATCGACAACCCCACCTATTTTTCGGCCCAGTATCAGCAGACGGAGGAGTTTCGAGAGCGCCTTGCCGAGTGCCCGGCGGGGCGACTGGGAACGCAGCGTGATTGCGGCCAGGCCATGCTGTTCCTCGCGGGGCGGGAAAGCGATTTCATGTACGGCCAGACCTTGCCGGTCGCGGGTGGATGGGTGGCCTGA
- a CDS encoding SDR family NAD(P)-dependent oxidoreductase produces the protein MTFYSEKTILITGGAGGIGVESARVFLEAGARVRLVDRSTDALERAAQALGAPGELQVQTNGLADQEDCMRALTDGPLPYALVHLAGISLPDPEDTADLTLFDETMSANVRNGYQLGRLFHAHCAGTAELPTRVVFACSLAFRRGGLDRIAYSAAKGAIAGMVRAMTRRFAPAVHVNAVAPGIILTPMSRQLIADRADKLMSEIPIRRFAEPREVATVIEFLCSPASSYVNGQIINVDGGTIHS, from the coding sequence TTGACCTTCTATTCCGAAAAGACAATTCTCATCACCGGCGGCGCCGGGGGCATCGGCGTGGAGAGCGCGCGCGTTTTCCTCGAAGCAGGTGCGCGCGTCCGTCTGGTGGACCGCTCGACCGACGCGCTGGAGCGTGCGGCGCAAGCGCTGGGCGCACCCGGAGAGCTGCAGGTCCAGACGAACGGGTTGGCGGACCAGGAGGACTGCATGCGGGCCCTGACCGATGGCCCTCTTCCCTACGCACTGGTCCATCTGGCAGGCATTTCGTTGCCCGACCCGGAGGACACGGCCGATCTGACCCTGTTCGACGAGACGATGTCGGCCAACGTGCGCAACGGCTACCAGCTGGGGCGCCTGTTCCATGCACATTGCGCTGGAACTGCGGAGCTGCCGACGCGAGTGGTCTTCGCCTGCTCGCTGGCGTTTCGCCGGGGCGGACTTGACCGCATTGCCTATTCGGCCGCCAAGGGCGCGATCGCCGGAATGGTGCGGGCCATGACGCGCCGATTTGCCCCGGCGGTGCACGTCAATGCGGTTGCACCCGGCATCATCCTGACGCCGATGTCGCGTCAATTGATTGCCGATCGGGCCGACAAGCTGATGTCCGAGATTCCGATCCGGCGCTTCGCCGAACCTCGCGAAGTCGCCACCGTCATCGAGTTCCTGTGCAGTCCGGCATCGAGTTACGTCAACGGGCAGATCATCAACGTCGACGGCGGAACGATTCATTCATGA